aaatctctcgattctcatacataaactggATCTGCTGGGCGTTCAGCCAAGATTTTTTTAATGGGTAGTTTCTTATCtctataatagaacacaacgagtgatatttgaggatactctTTCTGATACAATTAATGGTGTTCCGCGTGGTAGTCATTTTGACCCGATTCGGTtcttaacgatatctcttctgtaatagaattctcgaaaattttattatatgctgacgacgtaaagctttttaaagcaTACACTTTAattgaggaaaggtgtctgttgcaaacagatttaaacaatatggttgctTAGTAATATTCTTAGCGAAAATCTacataaatgtaagacgatgtgcttttcccgtagatctgtgcacccctctccttatgtaataaaataccaTAGTCTAGAGTAAGTTTTTAACTATGGAAGTTACGATTTGGGAGTTAATGTGGACCCTGAGCTTAATTTTAGTCCTCATATAGATgtcatggtcttgaaagcaaaagctgtcctccgTTTTGTTAAATTTGGTCCAAAGAACTTAGAGATCCGTATActactaaaacactttttacaattttggtTAGAACCATATTGGAATACGGCTCTGTTgcatggaaccctagctaccaaatccattctgacaagtctgttcaaaaacaatttttacttttcgccttaggacATTTCCGATGGgtttctagggtaagtctacctctacacactagtcgtttaaaacttataaatctacatacactttctagtcgtagggaattgcttggcataatattcttagtgaaaatcttgaatgtaacagtttgcagttcttttctcctgtctgaaattaaatttaatatcccggttcgcttttcgaggtaGTTTAgccctttactgttaaaatcctgtagatcaaatttcgaactaaacgaaccattccgccgtatatgtcatgattttaattctcattccagcacatttgacttgtgtgactcacttttcaaaattaaaaaagactattgttttctcttaataaataaaaatgtaacaaattattatatcgtaactataaatcttagctgttgaaaattttggtttctgtagctgagcagttttagatttcaacacataaaaaactctcttgctttTCTGATTCGGCTAATTCCGCTTGTacgcggattgcgcccctctcGTCGGTGGGGCGGGAGGAGggggtttttattattattatgtatcgCCAGGTGTTATGTTACCTCAAAGAATGGTAAtgattacatttaaatttatgtggTAATGTTGCTCTTCCAGCGGTTAAAAACATTCACCATATAATATGCAAAAGAGTTGACAGTTCTTTGGGGCGGATATAAAACGGAATTTATGCGTCGTTTTGaaccaatatatttttaaacaaattctgAGTTTATCTTCCaaacagggttgcaaataatgcatcgaataataaattaacatttgaacttttttttttttttgaaatcccgaaaattttaattgaaacgaatttttaatcccaaataccatactgaaaaatttaaatttaaaatttaatttacaaaaatttaataccaaatacgggattaaaaaataaacaaaaaaagtttaattacaACAACcggattaaatttatttttaattattgtatttatcccaaataaaaaaaattatttagaattgACATTTTTTCGCGTTTGCGATTCAATATGTAATCccagaaaaatcaaaattttaatctcaaaatcagttttaaattataatctaAGATGCTTGGACTGAAAAATGGACAAATTTTCAACACTGCCTTCaaccaatatttttataattgaaaaattacacAGTGTCATTCTTAAACGATTTCAATTTTGCCAGACGAGCACAAATCCataagtaaaaactaaatatatatatgtataaatgtgaaCAAcgagtttatatttatttcttaagatatatacattaattttacaatttgcgttagtaaatattaataaaaaaaaatattgtataaaggtCAAACTTTTTCACTGGGTTAACACATTTTTCTACTTAAAAACCAAAACTAAAACAACCAATTcaattattgtttattaaacACTATTAAGTAATTACGACTACCATGTCTATGCATAGGTTTTGTCGTCTTAAATCAATGATTTTATAAGCTTGCTTTAGTGTTTTGACTTTCTATGACGCACGTAAGTGCCTCTAGCAGGGTACTGATTTGGGCAATCTTCGCAGCGATATGGAAAAAACcccatatgtatattaagatgAGATTTTAGTGTTCTGAAAGAGCATAGTTTTTTCTGACAGACCTCACATTTGAAATGCCATTTTGTTTTGGCGGTTTTACCTCCGCGCGGTATTTTTAACCACAACACATCCTCATAGCTACGATAGAAACGCGTATACCACATCGTGCCTTCGTCATAGAACCGTACTACCACATTGATGCGCGTATATTGATCGATCggtgtatttattaatttaatttttaatgcatcCAAAATCTGTTGTTTTAGCAAATCGTCATCAACACAAGCTAGTGTTTGACGACGCTTTTGTATAGGCGATTGTCCTACCGGTGTGCTAGGACAAATCTTGTTGAGATTGTTTTTAGCGTACAATAAAGCATCTTGTAATATTTGGGCATTACTTGTAATTACACTGTTGTGTCGCAATCTAGTACGTGTAGCTTGAGTAACGGTTTGTATGGATTTTACATCTTGTATGGCCTTCGATGTCATTCTCGTACGTCGCATTGGCGTTTCATCGTGAACTGCAGTCAGCTAAggacatatgaatatatgttcAGAAGGAATAATATTAAGGTTGTAAAATTACGGCACTAGTTGGAAATTATTAAACAACTAAGGTACTTactgttgtagtttttgttgcaGTTGTGTCGTCAAGGCTGTGTGCGgactttaatttcaaatattgagAGCGTAAAATCTACGAGAAGATGTCATTTCATTGAATATCAaacttacatatatgcaaatacttaCGCGCATATTAAGGATTTTAATGAAGCAAATAGACGCAACTTGATTGTAAAGTGTTAATAATTAACTCTGATAAAATCGAAGTACACATATTAGTTTCACATGTAAAATTTACACATACACTACTTGAATGAAACATTTCTGTAACGGTTTTCATATACGACGCACAAGTGCTACCAAATTTAAGCACTTCTGCTCAGAGGCTTCAAAACTTTAATAACACTTGGAGGAGACTGTTATCAGATAACGAgtttatttgataaaaacaaACTATTAACAATTCACTATGTGTTTAAAATTCACCatgttttttattactattaattaGTTGAATATAATGAAGGTTGCAAAGTTATCTAATCTGGCTATTATCATTCCACAAATATTCCACCATTCAAGATTCCTCTCTTTCTATTTTCCGTTATTTGTTTTCATAGGAAATTTCTTAGCTTctgttttgtataattttatatgtcATCTGTTTCTAAATGGGAATGTGCAAAGAACGAACATCATAATTTACTTGTCATATCTAAAATCGATaaccaattaataaaaaatagtatttttacaCAGCTGGGGgactaaaaattaattgcaaccAACTCGATTTTCGTAAACAGTTCTTTATTCCTAAATATTACTGCAAGTATTGTAGTTCTTCGAAATTTGAACTACAATTTGTCCATGTGTTTACAACAACACAATTATCGAAATTGTCTTTGGTTCCCCTTTGCGTTTATCGATTAGTTCTGACGAACCTTTGTCATCCCAAAATAAAGTAAAGCTATTGCAATTTGCATTTCACTACGTTTTGTGCTGTTTGTACATTTCTTCATTTTATTCTTGAGTTTTaccatttttacattttaaaatcttAAACAAGTACGATAATATTTACGACAAAGCCTGTAACCGGTGAATTAGGCTCGCTTCGAGATAAGAATTAGGTTTTGCGTGCCTCAATTTGGGCTGTGGCCGTAGACATCAGGAAAGCAAAGAGTAGACAGTGAAAGCGGGCGGTTTCGATAACTTGGAAGGCTTTGGCATTGTAAGTGGCTCCATGTACGTTTAAAGAATTCTTTATACTATTTGTTTTTTCGTCATCACAATGCAGCTGTGTGTAAAATACTGCGTTTTAAAAAGCTAACTGATGGATTTGGATGGAAAAGATAAGATACGGCGCTTCTGCTATCTTGGCAGGTTTGAACCCGTATATGTACATCTGCGAGGCTCGATCAATGTTGGGCAGTACTGGCCGCAATTAGAAGTGCTCTGCAAATCGCTGGATGACGTAGCAATGCTTCTAATTTTGCGACAAGCACTACAGGAAACTACACTCGTGCGACGCGATGAGgtgaatatgaaaaatttctCTATTCCACACTTactgtaattttgttgttgttgttttataacCTCTCAAATAGCCGCTTTTCGTATACGCAGCTTATTTAGCTAGTGACGTTGACATAAAATGGAAAACATCAGTGCGTAAAGCCTTACCGGCGTTAATACTAAATGATGAAGACCTTTTTATGTTTTGCAAATACGCAATGCTCATTCAGCGGGAATTGAAACATAAAGGCTTCACTAATACGACACGGAAAGCCATTACAGCTTGGTATGAAGATCAATCACCCGAAGAGTTACGTCAAATGTGGCTTACGCATCGCGGTGCACATGGATTTACGCACAAAACGCTTATTAAGTTATGTCATATTAACGACGAAACGATCGGTGCTGTGGGTACTGTTACACCATTTTTCAAAACATGTACAGAATTACTTAAATCTTCTGAATCAAGTGAGGAAACCGCAACTATTGAAAATCACTCAGACGCTAAGCCACATGTGGATGAAATGCAGCAAATTGAAAAGGCAGTCACCACAGATGTAGAAAAAACACAAAGTAACACGGAATTGCCATCGTCCGTCATCTTGTCCGTCAGCAAATTACGTACAACCAAGAATAAAACAGAGGCATTGAAAATTATACGCAAATTCAAATTACGCTACCATCAAGTGCCCAATCATTTACTGCGTTTCGGCCCAATTATGGAAGCGTTAATACCAACTATGTCATATTTGCAACTGTTGAAGAGTTGGCGCAATTTGGCACGATATCATTTTGATAAtccaaaaataatgaaattgtgCCAGACACTATTCGAAAATAAGAAACTATTGCGTAAGGACAATATTCATCCGATTGTGTTCCTGATGCAAATGCGTGACATGGGTATGCGTGAGGATATAGCAAAAGTAAGTATAACTGCAATGGCGAGATTTAAAACACAAgagtaattatattaaattaactaGTTGGCACCCAAGCGAGTTGAAGCTCTGAAAATGCCGCTATTCAAGCAGCTATACCAGCAGTCATTTGGCAACAATCAGAGCACCGGCTTGCGTATGCACAtcacaataaatatacaaaaaaattataggaAAAGTGAgtgttttattgtttatatatatacacgaaaaattgccaaatttaatgcatattttcAGAAACTTTGAAGAATCACAAAAAATTGGGATTTCTCGAAGCTGCAATAGCTTTGGCTTTCGGTTACTATAAAAGAGAAAAGGAAGTCAATGTGTTCTACTGGATCGGTGATAAGCTTGCTTTGGGTCAGATGCCCTGGGAGGATGGTATAACTGTAGAAGATGCGATTGACTATTGTGATTTGTTGGATGTAAGTTTTAGGCACTataattgctttaattttgcgaaaatttcatACTTAATTATTTGAATGTAGATTACAAAAACCAGCCAACGTCTTATAACCCCCGTTTTGCGTGCTATGGAACGTAAGCAGGTGTATGATGTATTTCTCGTTATTGTACCAACAGCTGGGCGCGGTAATCCAAAAAATAATTCCGACTTGCTTTGCAAATTTTTAGACAAATATCGCGAAAAGAAGAACCCAAAGGCAAAGTGAGTATATAAGTGTATTTTTCTTGTAGCTTGTAGGAAAAGTATGTGAATTTAGTTTCGTTgcaatgtttatatatttttagttgcaatatttatttttatttttaattgcgcATACTTTTCCAAAATTTGGCAATTAACtaagttattttatttcataggTTCGTTATATTGGACTTATTGAAATTCCGCAAGTCGATGCGTTATTCAGAAACACGCAACGAAAACATGCTTGAAATTTGCGGTTTAGACGAGCACACTACGAATTTGATAAACAATTTCGCTTTGAATCGTTTCGGTTAAAGACAAGCTCCGAAATAATTTTGACGGCAGAACGCAGCAAATTGAAAACGGTATCCGCATTAGGCATAGTGAAAAAAAGGTGTGCgtgaaatatattaaacataCTTTTTTCGCATTTTGTTTAGCGGTAAGCGTAATAAATGATTTCACTTGATAAGTTTGGTGGTAGTGGACGTGATTTGAATCtaaacacacccacacataagTTGTATGTAGTATTACGAGTGCATTATAATTAATCCAGTTGcttagtgcatacatacatacttacttatacTAACGATAACATTTAAATGTTCTACTTACATGCAATAAGCCATGTATAACTAATTACGTAATTAATATCATAGCTTGTAgtgcgcatacatatacatacatatatgaaagatAATTGTAGTGAAGTTTCTTTCTTTCTACTAGGGCTTTGAGtaagtgttttttgttttccaattcctaatttttctgtttatttcatttcaattaatGCTGTTAATTTTCTttctacaaacacacacatacctcCTCTTTGCGATAACATTATTAGGCGTTACGCTTTATATTAGAATTATCATTAATtacaatgtaattaaaatatatgcttgtctcaattGTTTCAATCATTTTCTGTTATATAATACTAGTTAATGTGCAACCGTTCAAAACGtgctttaaattaataatgtttaaaataaagcCAAACAAACAAACGCAAAGAAACCatacaattgaaaattttgaacacAATACCATTGAATGGATACAATCAATCAAAATTGAACGAAATCATAGACGTAACGTACCAATATGGATGCTAAACTGAAATGCCTTAAACTGCAAAATCGCAAACAATTCGAAATGCAAACTACCAATTAAGTTAAAcctaattaaactaaattattgtaaatttaattatactttGTATGAAATGAGGAGCATTATGCTAATGGTATTTTAAGCGAAGCGTGTATTATTGGCACATATACACGCACGACACATAATCACGCAtacataaaatgtatgtatatatatttacaaatatatgtttgtatgaaattcaaatgttttatggAAACAAATACGCGTAAAAAACTGATATTGAAACTGAACTGATTCGAAATAGTAAATAGTAAACTGTACTGACAAACtcgaaatttgtttaatatttacaagtgattataaattattgctacataaaaatttatgcaTGTTAACATAACATCATTAGACACTTAAAAACACACTTCAAACAACATGAGAAATTTGCTACACAAAATCAACggaatatagaatatatataataaatgaaatttctttgcaactcatttgtaattaaatttatattttgtttttacaattacCTAATAGCCTTAatgtaaattgtataatattttattttgaattccagttagttacattaaaaaaaaagaatgaagtGAAGAatctcatatatttattttaaacttgaaTACATAATCATAGCAAAGTTTGCGCAATAATAAATTCCATATAGACATAGTTAAGAAATTTGAAATGaagaaatacaaatttatatcagaaaAATGCTGCCAAATTCCAATTGTAACATGCAATATATAGACCAGACACACAGACTACACAGCCACACACTGCAAGTGCATTGGGAAGTTAGTACTTGGTATTAGACGAAAGCATTTTCGTAACATACGCAACTGCAACTGGAGGaacaataaactaaataaatttaattatctgataaaatagtgaaatttttgtattgacAAGCAACTGAATCTTCGACTGCCTTTAAACAAAAACTGGTTATATAGCAacataatagaaaatatatagaaacagTTATTCGATAAATCAAATACATGCATAAGTAAACGAAATTTTTTGGAGGTAACGTGCCATTTCAGAAAGAAAAATTACCGAACAAAATTTGCATATGAAAAATCAGACTGTATAGTAATAACAAAACGATTAAACACTGTTCGGCTAAAATAA
The sequence above is drawn from the Bactrocera oleae isolate idBacOlea1 chromosome 5, idBacOlea1, whole genome shotgun sequence genome and encodes:
- the LOC106627909 gene encoding uncharacterized protein, whose product is MRILRSQYLKLKSAHSLDDTTATKTTTLTAVHDETPMRRTRMTSKAIQDVKSIQTVTQATRTRLRHNSVITSNAQILQDALLYAKNNLNKICPSTPVGQSPIQKRRQTLACVDDDLLKQQILDALKIKLINTPIDQYTRINVVVRFYDEGTMWYTRFYRSYEDVLWLKIPRGGKTAKTKWHFKCEVCQKKLCSFRTLKSHLNIHMGFFPYRCEDCPNQYPARGTYVRHRKSKH
- the LOC106627922 gene encoding RNA-binding protein Ro60, whose amino-acid sequence is MDLDGKDKIRRFCYLGRFEPVYVHLRGSINVGQYWPQLEVLCKSLDDVAMLLILRQALQETTLVRRDEPLFVYAAYLASDVDIKWKTSVRKALPALILNDEDLFMFCKYAMLIQRELKHKGFTNTTRKAITAWYEDQSPEELRQMWLTHRGAHGFTHKTLIKLCHINDETIGAVGTVTPFFKTCTELLKSSESSEETATIENHSDAKPHVDEMQQIEKAVTTDVEKTQSNTELPSSVILSVSKLRTTKNKTEALKIIRKFKLRYHQVPNHLLRFGPIMEALIPTMSYLQLLKSWRNLARYHFDNPKIMKLCQTLFENKKLLRKDNIHPIVFLMQMRDMGMREDIAKLAPKRVEALKMPLFKQLYQQSFGNNQSTGLRMHITINIQKNYRKKTLKNHKKLGFLEAAIALAFGYYKREKEVNVFYWIGDKLALGQMPWEDGITVEDAIDYCDLLDITKTSQRLITPVLRAMERKQVYDVFLVIVPTAGRGNPKNNSDLLCKFLDKYREKKNPKAKFVILDLLKFRKSMRYSETRNENMLEICGLDEHTTNLINNFALNRFG